In Pseudorasbora parva isolate DD20220531a chromosome 9, ASM2467924v1, whole genome shotgun sequence, the sequence gttgattttttttccttaTTTATAAGTGAATTTTAATTAAAAGGATCTGCCCAATGATAAAGAGTTTCAGGAGGCCTAAAATATTTATCTAAAAAAACTACGATAATGCTATGATTTTAAtattgaatataatataataacaatgaACATTATTAtccaaatatattttaaaataatttttaaacaatatattcatattagtcttttttcttgaaaaaatGAATTATTCGAAATgaattaaatgaaaaaatgttatttttctttataattgtttttttttaaagctccaAAACAATGTAATATACAGTTCACACAGATAATATATGGACTGCTGTTTatccaaaaacaacaacaccaatattaataataataataataataatagtcaaAAAAATATCTATTAATTTATTCcttatctttctttcttttttatttattatttttctttatctatttataattagttttttaatagttcccaaaaaaatgtaatatagttTATAGAGATAAGATCTGGACTGTTCGTATCCAttgtttatataaaaataacaatgatgatgataataccaataataataaacattattattgataaaaatatatatattttaagaaatataactttaaaattatttaatacatattttaatttaaataattaaaaagaaaaagtatataatttactttaaatatacatactttaaaatatactttatttataaTTAGTTTTTAAGATTTCCCAAACAATGTAATATTCATGAaacttttctttatttataatttgtatTTGAATAGTTCCAAACTATGTAATATTCATAGTTAttctttatttataattaattatgtttttttatagcCCCAATATATGTAATATTCATACAGTTCATTCAAATAAGATCTGGACTGCTGTTAACccaaaaacaacaataataatgataataataaacattattaattataaaaatatattttaagaaatatataaacaaatattttaacatttttattagttattgttcttttttatttatttatttataatttataaaaacGTGTAttacttattttctttatttataatgtattatgtTTTTTAATAGTTCCAAACCAATGGACAGATAAACTGTAAGACTGAACTAAATTGGCATTTTAAAGCTAGTCTCTGATGtgtattcatattttttagTGTCCACTCTGCCATCTGCTGGACACTCCTCTTCAAACCAGTGTTTCTTTAATGATTTAATTcaaagtataaaaaacatttatattcaCTAATAAATTCCATGACatacattaaacaaaaaaagatgaGTAAAACTGTTTAATTTCACAACCAAtaaaatttattcaattatatattacaaatatgtaCATCCTAATGTAacaagtaaatattaaaatagacatATTTTTAGAACCATAGTTCAAAAGGCATTACGTTGTAAAAAATAGGTTTCGTTGTGATCTCACATTAAAACTGTAAAAGTAAGGGGATTTTTTTTCCTATTGAGAAACCACAACaaacttttctttcttttttttctgttttttaaatGTGCGCAAGACACAAGAGACGACACGCAAGAAGTGGATGTTACTAACAGACACGAGAATGGCAGAAAAGAACCAGGACCACTTCAGTAAACCTCACCACGGTACAACTGTTCAGAAAGAGACGAACCTGCGAAAGCATGCACATTATAGAAATCACAAGTCAAGAAAACATCGGCTTTGATGGATGTCAAAGGGATAAAAGAGgagttaaaaaattaaattaaatcaaacGAAACGGAAAAAGCATTTCAAAACACATGCTTAAAGAGTTAAGCGAACATCaagaacaacagcaacaacaacaacaaagaacTTCAATGTAAAAACAACTTTGGTCCATTAAACATTAGACAAAACAAAAGTTTacaatcaaaatatttattactTTAACTTTTTCCGTCCTCTcagttttctttcattttttacaAGTTAAAAACAATAATTACATGGCTATTTACAAATGCACAATCAGTATGtataaaataagttaaaaaatgaGGAGCACAATCTATACATAATCTATGAACACTCACTGTAGAAACATGTTGGACTGAGATCTCTTTCCTAACAGAGGACCAAAATCTCTTGCTTCCCCTCCGGAGGCTGGTTTTCCGAGACTCCTCTTTTGTTGACCTGAGGTCGGCCGTTCTGGATGGCGGACCTCAGGGTTAAGTGCGTTTTAGTATAGGAGCCGATCTGGCGCTCAAAGGTGAAGTGCGTTTGGACCGGGTGCGCGTGGTCGAACCAGAACTAGAACAGCGAACACAGACTGAACCGGTGATGACAGCTAGCCTGGAAGTGCAGAGCTCGTTTgtgttatttttcttttttacttctTTTATTATAAATCTGGCGAGTCTcgtgacacacatacacacgacATACAtgcgcgcgcacgcacgcacacacacacctccaaaTCAAGTGCTTCGTGTTTATCAGCCTACACACGTCTTGACATCATCACTTGTCGTGGTCCGACAGCTACGAAACGTTTTGTTGCCTCTTTATCCCATCGCCAGGTCAGATCGGCGTCAGGTCGAAGTCGTCGTTGACCTCTACGAGAGGGATGTAGAATTCGGGAATCTCAAAAATGCTTGTAGACTTGTAAGTGGCGGGATCCAGTTCCTGCAGTTTTAGCTGCCACTCCAGACGCTGAACCGCGTTTAACGCCGCCGCTTCGTGCTGCTGACGCATCAAGAGACAAGTCTGCAGCAAAACAGAGAATCATGTCAGTTGTACAGATATAGAGACTTCAAATAGGCTCACtaaatgtcattaactcctccccctaatgtcgttccacacccgttagacctccgttcatcttcagaacacagtttaagatactttagatttagtccgacagcatatctaagtgtatgcacactttactgtccatgtccagaaagggaataaaaacatcatcagagtagttcatatgagacatcagtgggttagttagactcttctgaggcgtcgacaatacattatagtctgaaaataacaaaaactacgactttattgagcattgtcttctcttccttgtttgtgttcaatcctcaaataaagattcaaacggtcatgaatcagtgaattgattcatgattcggattgcgtgtcaaactgctgaaatcaggtgacattggcgatccaaatcacgAATCGATTCACTGAGACAATGaagaataaagtcgtagtttttgttattgttggaccaaaatgtattttctctgcttcaagagactctaattaacccactgatgtctcatatggactactttgatgatgtttttattccctttctggacatggacagtattgTGTTCCTACGCttacagaggtcttacgggtgaggaacgacattagggggagtcattaatgacatcaatttcatttttgggtgaactaaccctttaaagctccactgtgtgatattttcccccatctagtggtgtaaaggtatatgaccatccagtgaataatagtttctgttcctctcaattctgatttcgttttaactcctatggtGGCAGATTTAGTCCAAGACTATCatggcaatcctcctcttcacattcgacacggtgccatcgagtgttaaaacgcgaaaggcgaagcttgaatttatgggtatgtccctctttggctaatgtactttcaagatggaggggcaacatggcgaccagcattcgaacccctcacccgtatgtattttcaatggcatattataaacttacgagaatactttataacttgaaataagtaaatatacattaatgagcacatatatttttgaaagaactaagtgtttttagctaagaataaactaaaaaagttacacagtgtagctttaagacaggggtgtccaatcctgatcAGGGAGAGCCtctgtcctgcaaagtttagctccaacctcagttaaacacacctgaaccataCTAATCAAGGTCTTATTAGGGatatagtgttgtcaaaagtaccgaccacGATACCAAGTCGGTATTCTGTGAAGTGTCATTGatgtatatttataacatgtttgtgaagcgctggtcattgtagccaatcccagacatatttgatgagcatgtgagcacaatggccagtcagaggtgtttacgaggCTGTTCAACAGCGCTCAAAGCGGCACATTTTGACTTGGTATTGGTTTGACTTGgttggtacttttgacaacactatagGGATACAAGAAACTTCTAAGCAGGTGTGTtaaaaccaagcggcaacctcccgtgatctctcttgaagccaatacggaagtaatgtaaactgcaattcctcaactggccactagggacaggctccagaagggagcagaatctcattgagccccatgttaaaattctcaactttaaagcagaaaaaaacatgtttacagcctggtacaaattgtggttttggcttataaggctaattttgatcttcatgacaactctgaggggggtgaatttttttataactcattcgtttacgttatataaagccttaaggttctgcataattaagggcgtggttacaggtggatagccatttatctgccgtctgtagttattgcgtcacctcagctccgcgcacatcccgcctttttgctcattttctgttatccgggagtgacacgcgatgactcgctcacaagatggcaacgcccagctcgtctctactttaagcttcagaacggcttatctgaatcctatgggtgacgtcacggacactacgtccatatttttttacagtctatggttaagACAAGCTGAAGCTCAACTCTCAAGGaaagtggccctccaggactgagtttggacacccctgacTTAAGACACACTTAGTGCTAGATTTACTATCAGCTTGCTCCAGCACAAACCCTCtttcaggatttactaaagacatgcagtaaaaaatgaacgctgaaaatgtgtatttttgcGTCTGATCTTATTACATATGTATCTGTAGGAGTTTCAGACGTAAAATctatgtgaggagagtatttaaatgaatcatgggaggtgatttactaaggtttacTCTAGTCAGTTTACTGGCTTTTGCACCATTATTCAACGATAAAAACAGTCTCAAGTCTCAACAGATGAACTTTCCATTCCCATCGCCACTTTTATGGGATTGCGCTCTCACGCTAATTTGCCGTGactagtaaatctggcccttaatGTTTGAATGCCATTGCATTAGACAACAACGTTTCATTTCTCAGTTTCTCAGaacttcactgtttttatttaaagaggccatattatgcccttttaaaatgtcttgattttgtttttgggcTCTACTAGAATAGGTTTTCATACTTGAAtgttcaacaaaaaaaatcccatattgttgcagcacctctcttcccagtctgtcagtaacgctttGGCATGTGTTTACCGTACGACGCATCTCGCTGCTTAACTACTATGGAACAATGCTAcgttgaagaaatcaactagctAGTCACAAAACCGTATTGTTGCAACTTTGTAGCcctattgaaaaataaatatagccAAATGCTTTTGAAATGCATTCATTGTATGCTAAGTATAcaacaaatacatttacaaatgtaTGTGCTTAATATAAGTTTCAACACACTAATAACTAACCCAACCAGgcccgcccctttattctgcataTGCCTTGTGCAGaagaattatttaaatgaggaataatTGTAGCTTAAGTGTCCAAATACAAGTCCACATTTTGAGGCCACTTTACCCTGATACGTCTACAGATGCTAgttgttttgtattgttttgaaTAATTTGTTTCCTttaattttacatatttatctGTTTTTGTACCTTTAGCTTGTCAAACTTGTCGTCTACATCCTGAAGCCAAGACATAAACTGCCTTGCATTGAACCGATCTCTAACAGAGGTCTTCCCATCATCaccctaaaattaaaataaaaaagagattAGCAAAGATAAACCATGTTTTAAAAGAACATTCTTGTCTGATGTTGATTACAGAAAATGCACTTTGCAATgcaaaaagggaaaaaaattaatagtTAAGAATTTGTCTAAACATTTGACTGTTCTTGGAGTTTTGTCTCAATTCATCAACAACCTGTGGTTGGATGTGAAATTTAATTGTATCATActtgtataaataaaataaaagtaaaagtgtTTACTCTGGTTTAAAAAGTACCctaatttcaatttaaaataatgtcctAATAATGTGGCCATTTACCTGAACGTCCTGGGGCATGTTGTATACTTCGGCATCCAATAAGACTGTGCAGGCACTGAATGGAAGCGTCTGATTGGCTAGTGTTCTAGCAGCCCGGTAATGAACTCTCAAAACCTCCTGCTCATTGGATACAATCAGCTTTTCCTGGAAGAGCAAACATCTCAGTCATTCAATCAAGTCATCTTTAACACTAATCTAAAACTAAATAATATTTCTCTGTTATGAAATTTctctattattaaaaataatgttttttacaTGACTAcacatgaacttgaacttttgaCACAATGACTTTACCAAATTTGATGTGTGTTTAAATGGAAATTAATCAGATTAAATTTTGTAATCGCTTGACAGTCCTACTTTTTAATTttgaaatatgtatatttttttatattaatacatgTTCTCACAAATCCTCTGCAGTTCCATCATGAACCCTTTTGGGTTACACTTTAGTTCAGGAAACTGATCTAGAGACTGATGTTCAGTAAATACAGTATATTTCTATTTACCCTTTCAATGCTGTGCTGTAGTCTTAGCTTCATCCGTACGACCTCTTGCTGTTTGAACATCTCCTTCAGTGGTTCAGGTAGAGAGGGAGGTGGCGTTATCTGAAAAAGCAAACAGTACGGTGAGACTTTCAATTTTAGCATtcgtttatttttattgtttttagaCATGATTAGACAATCATGACTTTTTAACAGAATGAAAGTGGCTTACTGTTGGGATGCAGAGCTTGCTGAGAGGGTTTCCATCCAGCAGATATGACCCATTGAATGTCACATATTCATCATAGTACTGAGGTGCTTGAGGAATGACACTACAAAGTACTTTCCTCTTCTCCTCAATCTTCTTGCGGATGTGCAAGTACTCATAATATGGGTTTGCTCTCTCGGTCTGGTAAGGCTGGATCTCTTCAAGCTTCAATGCATCTACAATTGCAGCTAAGGACTGTTGCGCCTTTTCTTTGACCTGCTGTGCCGTAAGGTTCATTTGGGCCGGAGCTGAAGCCCTATGCATCTTTCGTTTCCTTGGATGGGTCACCTGTATATCAGCTTCTTCGTCAAGTAGTCGGACTTTGGATCTGGCCCCAGATGAATCTGAATCTCTCTCCACGATGGATATCGGGGAGGAACTACCTGAGGTCCCTCCACTGGGCAGCTCTGCCTGATGATCGAACGAAGCACTGCTTTGACCCTGTTCTACATTAGTCTGAAGGTCAGATTTCACAGGCTTCTCCTCGACAGCAAGTTGATCTGATGTCTCTGCATCATCCTTACTTTCAGATAGAGCTTGTGTCGTTGCACCTTCTTCTGAAGACAGCACGTTCGCCCCATCCGTTTCTGTGATTCGGTTCTTGTCCGAAACATCTTCAGACAGCTCCATGGGCTCCTCGGGGACTCTTTCTGGACTGGCACAGCGAGACACATTTGTCATTGAAACTGCATGAAGGCCTTGCTCAGGTTTCACTGGCTGAGCATCAACTGTAACCATTGGCTCACTGGAGAGCTTTGAGATACTTTCGTCTTGCACATTTGCATCACCTTTTTCAGTATCTTCTTGGAAACTGGTTGTTCTCAGCAGTGGTTTAGTAGTTTCTTCAGAGCTGGATCTACATGAACCAATAGATGGACTTGGAGTGCTTGGAGTACAACTTGTTTTGGTGAGGTTTTCCCCGCTCTTTTCCACTTTGTTCTCAGGAACAACTAAGGGTTTCTCACTTTGCTCTGGCCTCAAACTAGAGTCTGCTGTCAATATCTGTTCACCACTAGAAACTGGGCCAGTTTCCCATTGCTGGCTACTAGAATGCAAAGGTGAACTTGCGTCAGATGGATTTTGTGTGTGAGAAGACTGAAATGATGCAACAGATAGTGAAGACTCCTTGTTTGATCCCTCTGTCATTACGACACCCGGGATGTCAAGCTGACCCAGATTTGCGTGCTCTATTTGACTACTAGCATTGCAAGACTTGTTCTTCTCTTGCAAATGGGTCTGAAACACACTGTTAGCCTGTTTGAGGCTACCTAGGTCTTTTCCACTCGATTCTCGCAAGTTTGGTGAAGGTTGAACTTGAGAAAGAGGAGTGACACCTTCACCTTCATTACTAGTCAGGCTTTCGCTTTCTGGAAGAGCACTAATAAGACTTTGACTGCTCTGAGTTTCCTGAAGGGGGGACACGTTAATCTCAGTTGAATGAACGGCAGCTTGCTCGCAGCTTGGGTGTGAAACAATACTGATAATCTGAGACTCTTCTGTCGATTTTGTTTCAGCTGGTGACACCTTGGCTTCTTCATCCAAAATAGCCCTTAAGCATGGGGACGCATGCCTGCTTGATAATGGTGTGCGATTGCAGAGAGCAGTTTCGGGAAGACTGCTGGTGTCTTTATCGTGAACAGTAGGTGATCTGGAGGACTGTAAAATGAGGGAAGACTGCAGGAAAGGTGGCTGGGAATCTGAAGTGTCCATGTTTACGTCAGAATCATATTCAGTTGGTTTAGGTGTCAATGTGGTTGCGTGACAGGAATCTTCTGAACTTGCCACGGAAACCATGGACACTGATCTTGACATAAGGCCAGATTTTTCACTCTCTGGTCTTGGAGATCGATTAAGACAGTTTTCCATTACTGGACCATTCTTCCCAAGCCCCAAGGTTTTCGCATCTACTGAAAGCGTTCTTCCACTGGTGGCATCTTTCAAGATCTTCTCGCGGTGCCCATCTGGTGCTTCTGAGCTCTTTGACCGAGTTAGTTCCTTGGTTAGACAAGGTTCACCGGACGAAGAGGACGTTTTAGTTTTTTCCTTGCTTTTCTGTTTCCCAGGGTCAGTTCCTGGGCGCTGCTTTAGCCGTTCCCTTTCCTTCTGCTTGATTTTCTCTAAGTGCTTCCTGTGCCACTGTTCAATTTCCTGGTCCTTGAGACTGAGCATGCGTTCAAAGCTAGTCTTCATGAGGTCATCGTTCACCAGCCGCTTTTCTTTGGGACGAGTGTCCTTTAGAGTAGCTGCAACCTTAGATTTGGCATCCACTTCACTTGGTTTCGTCTTGCTAATTTTGCCATCCCTGTTTAGCTGGGATCGATCTTTTTCCTTTTCCTTGTGTCTGTCTCGCTCACGGTCCCGATGCCTTTCAGACTCCCGGTCCCTCTCTCTTctatctctttctttctctggaGGCTTGGTTGCCTCTTCTTTTGATTTTGATGAAATGACCTTATTGTTCTCACAAACGTAGCCTTTCTTTTCTTCCAATAACAACTTTAGATTTGAGTAGGATGAGGAAGAGGGGGTGGTCTCTTTTGATTTCTCTTTTTTCCTCTTGTCAGAATCTTTGTCCCTCTTGTCAGAATCTTTTTCCCGTTCTTTTTCTTTACTGCGGTCAGATTTTCCATGATCAGTGGTTTTTTCGGGGGCTTTTCCTTTCTTTTCAGAACATGTTTTATCTTTGTCTCTGTGGTCACCAGAAGAGTGCTCTTTCTCTGCTCTTTTGTCAAGCTTGTCCTTATTCTTCTTGTTCTCTTCATGCTTTTTCACTAAAGACGTTGTCTTGAGCTTTTCATTCTCTTTATGACTCTTATCATTGGGTGAATGTGAAACACTTGTTAATTTCTCCTTTTCTTTCCATCGATCGGTAGAGTTGTGAAATTCAGGCTTGTCAGCTAAATGTTCAGACTTTACTTTCTTGTCTTTATCTGCATGTTTCTTGTCAGACTTTTCAGACTCCCGGTCCTTTGTTGGTGGCCGCTTGTCAGTTTTCTCACGAGAGATCTTCTCTGGAGACTCCAGTTGATCTTGGTCTGCTGAATTGACAGTAATTGGTTTATCATCTACTTCTTCTTTTACTCCTGAACTGTGTAGTGAGCTGTCAGGTATTCGGCCAGAGCCAAGACTATCAGTCCGGTCATCAACTTCGTCTCCTTTGCCGTCCTTTCCACGCTCTTCTTTAAGGGGCAcatcttttttctcttttttaatgGTCTTGTCCTTTTCTCGCTCCTCTTTTGGCCTCCTGTCCTTGCTGCTACTACTGCTTGAATGCTTGTCTTTTGACGCACATCGTTCCTCTTTAATAGGTGATGAATCTGAGGACTTCAGAGGAGATCCTCCAGCAAGCATCTCACATTTGCCTGCAAGATCATCGTTTTCATCACTTTTGAAGAAGTTCTCCTTCCAAAACTCCCGATCAAACTCCATGTTCCTATGTCCGTCCTTACGTGGCTCTTTCGGCCGGTGGCGATTCCTCTCGGCCTCGTACTCCTTCCTGTACTTTTCCTTCTCCTTGTGTTTCAGCTTGTGCTTTTTTACAACTTTCCCATCTTTGTCAGTCTTCCTGAAGACAGCCTCAGAACTGTCTATACTGTTGCTTAGACTACTGTCTTTGAAAGGACTTGAACTGCCATCATCTGCATCCAAGTTAAGCTCCTTGTGGTGATGCTTGCTCTTCTCCTTGTGCTTGCAGCTCTTACTGCTAGACCCTTCTGTGCAGAAGTCAGACTCTGTGTAGTGGTTGTATTTGACACCATCCCCTGGACAGGATCCATCAGGAATCGAAACACAAGTCTTAGCGTTCTCCTGTTTCAGTGGGGTTGTCTGCTTGTCAGATTGGGTGTGGTTCAGCTTTGGGGACTTGACTACAGACAGGTGAAAGAGGTGGACCGATGTGTCATCCTTTGCACTGAATGACATTTTGAATGAATCCTCTTCCCTGACACCCTTGTCAGAATTGTCGGACACAGTCGCCGAAGAAAACAGAATGGACTTGCTGTTCTCTTTCCCTTCTTCTCGGACTTCCTGGTTCTCCTTGTTTTTGCTTTGGCTcttattctttttcttttgtttgcctttttctTTCTGTTCCACTGGCGTAAGAGTCAAGCTTTCTTTCTTAGATCTACTGTCTGTTTTGTGTCCATCCACACTGACCGACCTGGTAGGCGAGCTCCTTCTTTCTGTCGGTACCTCGGCTTCATCGCTCGAACTGTCTGAACTACAGTAGACACGGGGCGCCTTTGTTTTTTTAGACTTGCACACCAGCGGTGACTGGTCGCTTTTGCTGCCTTGTTTGGAAGCATAGTTGTTCCTTTCCTTCTCCTCCTTCTCCTTTTGCCGTAGCTCTCTCCTTAAGATGTGTCTGTCGTTAAGTGCCTTACTTAGgtcctcctcttcttcctcaTCCTTGAACTCGTATTCATCCAGCCCTGACATGGATGATGAGGCTTTCACGGTTGTCGATTTACTGTCAGAGTCCTTTTCAGCATCCGAGTACTCCAGGTTCTCGTCTACACTGGATGGATTCACCGACGGTGGGTCCTCTGATTCTGTGATATACAAAATAATGGGAAAAGGGAATTAACAAAATGCtactaaattaattttaaaagaaattaaaggAATAGACCTTATTCACAGCAGCGCCATATTTGATTTTTAACAGGAATGAAAGCCAGGCTGTGAGGGATAGACTTTCATCTCTTTAGTGGTTTGTACtgttatttaatgtgtttttggatTGTTCTGCAGAtgaaacactgcaaaaataccTTTCCAAGAAATTTCAGTAGACGAAAAACTGCCGACAATATGAGCTGTGGAAAATTATAAGTGATCTATGTAGCTATGTACAGCTTTTTACAGCGGATACCCTTGAAAACACAGTAAGTCTATTTCTCACAGCCTCGCTTTTTATAAACGTTACGGCACTGCTCTGAATAAGGTCTATATCTGgggttaaataaaaatgtatgtcagTAATGCATAACAGGAACTAATTGCAATTTTAAGaggtcatttttaaaaacaattaatttaagtactaaataaagtaaaataattaatgtCTGAGGTTATCaacagaataaaaataataatacttgaGTCGCCTTAAGACTCAATTCTTTAGGTCCACAAATAGAACAAAAAATTATCTGAATTTTGCAACAAATCACTGTTTTCATGTACTGCATAATGCAATTATTTTCTAATAATCAGAGTTAGATCTTAATTGCGTAAAATGTTTTCATGATACGAGCAGAACTCAATTTTCATTATTCTTATTGTTTGCTAATAAGTATGGTTATACCAAACTCAGATAGGCATTCATTTTTATGCACGTAATAGATATTATTCGGCGGCTTGATGATTATCGCAATGCCGGATTTGCCCATGTTGTTTCGCATTCTTTGTGCCGCCTGGATGAAG encodes:
- the ankrd12 gene encoding ankyrin repeat domain-containing protein 12 isoform X2 gives rise to the protein MAKPGSDRDGAMVEKTAGKKSKEKISPFAKTPKLDRSEILGKEGKSKSSMKRKLSFTVSPPRNEDRDSDTDKDVPDKKKVKKESGTKKSTPVNILFGYPLSERKQMALVMQMTARDNSPDTTPNHPSQSPAVQKKIASSSSSRQKDKVNKRNERGETPLHMAAIRGDVKQVKELISLGADVNVKDFAGWTPLHEACNLGYYDVAKVLIGAGAEVNTQGLDDDTPLHDASSSGHKDIVKLLLRHGGNAFQANKRGERPVDVADSQELEQLLKGEIPLSEPEESSSESEDPPSVNPSSVDENLEYSDAEKDSDSKSTTVKASSSMSGLDEYEFKDEEEEEDLSKALNDRHILRRELRQKEKEEKERNNYASKQGSKSDQSPLVCKSKKTKAPRVYCSSDSSSDEAEVPTERRSSPTRSVSVDGHKTDSRSKKESLTLTPVEQKEKGKQKKKNKSQSKNKENQEVREEGKENSKSILFSSATVSDNSDKGVREEDSFKMSFSAKDDTSVHLFHLSVVKSPKLNHTQSDKQTTPLKQENAKTCVSIPDGSCPGDGVKYNHYTESDFCTEGSSSKSCKHKEKSKHHHKELNLDADDGSSSPFKDSSLSNSIDSSEAVFRKTDKDGKVVKKHKLKHKEKEKYRKEYEAERNRHRPKEPRKDGHRNMEFDREFWKENFFKSDENDDLAGKCEMLAGGSPLKSSDSSPIKEERCASKDKHSSSSSSKDRRPKEEREKDKTIKKEKKDVPLKEERGKDGKGDEVDDRTDSLGSGRIPDSSLHSSGVKEEVDDKPITVNSADQDQLESPEKISREKTDKRPPTKDRESEKSDKKHADKDKKVKSEHLADKPEFHNSTDRWKEKEKLTSVSHSPNDKSHKENEKLKTTSLVKKHEENKKNKDKLDKRAEKEHSSGDHRDKDKTCSEKKGKAPEKTTDHGKSDRSKEKEREKDSDKRDKDSDKRKKEKSKETTPSSSSYSNLKLLLEEKKGYVCENNKVISSKSKEEATKPPEKERDRRERDRESERHRDRERDRHKEKEKDRSQLNRDGKISKTKPSEVDAKSKVAATLKDTRPKEKRLVNDDLMKTSFERMLSLKDQEIEQWHRKHLEKIKQKERERLKQRPGTDPGKQKSKEKTKTSSSSGEPCLTKELTRSKSSEAPDGHREKILKDATSGRTLSVDAKTLGLGKNGPVMENCLNRSPRPESEKSGLMSRSVSMVSVASSEDSCHATTLTPKPTEYDSDVNMDTSDSQPPFLQSSLILQSSRSPTVHDKDTSSLPETALCNRTPLSSRHASPCLRAILDEEAKVSPAETKSTEESQIISIVSHPSCEQAAVHSTEINVSPLQETQSSQSLISALPESESLTSNEGEGVTPLSQVQPSPNLRESSGKDLGSLKQANSVFQTHLQEKNKSCNASSQIEHANLGQLDIPGVVMTEGSNKESSLSVASFQSSHTQNPSDASSPLHSSSQQWETGPVSSGEQILTADSSLRPEQSEKPLVVPENKVEKSGENLTKTSCTPSTPSPSIGSCRSSSEETTKPLLRTTSFQEDTEKGDANVQDESISKLSSEPMVTVDAQPVKPEQGLHAVSMTNVSRCASPERVPEEPMELSEDVSDKNRITETDGANVLSSEEGATTQALSESKDDAETSDQLAVEEKPVKSDLQTNVEQGQSSASFDHQAELPSGGTSGSSSPISIVERDSDSSGARSKVRLLDEEADIQVTHPRKRKMHRASAPAQMNLTAQQVKEKAQQSLAAIVDALKLEEIQPYQTERANPYYEYLHIRKKIEEKRKVLCSVIPQAPQYYDEYVTFNGSYLLDGNPLSKLCIPTITPPPSLPEPLKEMFKQQEVVRMKLRLQHSIEREKLIVSNEQEVLRVHYRAARTLANQTLPFSACTVLLDAEVYNMPQDVQGDDGKTSVRDRFNARQFMSWLQDVDDKFDKLKTCLLMRQQHEAAALNAVQRLEWQLKLQELDPATYKSTSIFEIPEFYIPLVEVNDDFDLTPI